From a single Serratia surfactantfaciens genomic region:
- the malE gene encoding maltose/maltodextrin ABC transporter substrate-binding protein MalE: MTRSITLARTLALSALATLVLSSSAFAKIEEGKLVIWINGDKGYNGLAEVGKKFEKDTGIKVTVEHPDKLEEKYPQVAATGDGPDIIFWAHDRFGGYAQSGLLAEIHPSKAFQDKLFPFTWDAVRYDGKLIGYPIAVEALSLIYNKDLVKQPPKTWEEIPALDKQLRASGKSAIMWNLQEPYFTWPIIAADGGYAFKYENGKYNIKDVGVANAGSQAGLQFIVDLVKNKHINADTDYSIAEAAFNKGQTAMTINGPWAWNNIEQSKINYGVTLLPTFKGKPSKPFVGVLTAGINAASPNKELATEFLENYLLTNEGLADVNKDKPLGAVALKSYQEALAKDPKIAATMQNSQNGEIMPNIPQMSAFWYAERSAVINAVSGRQTVKAALDDVQTRITK; the protein is encoded by the coding sequence ATGACTCGCAGCATTACCCTCGCCCGCACGCTGGCGCTCTCGGCACTGGCCACCCTGGTGCTCTCTTCTTCCGCCTTCGCCAAGATTGAGGAAGGCAAACTGGTTATCTGGATCAACGGCGACAAGGGCTATAACGGCCTGGCCGAAGTCGGCAAGAAATTCGAAAAAGACACCGGCATCAAGGTCACCGTCGAGCATCCGGACAAGCTGGAAGAAAAATACCCGCAGGTGGCCGCCACCGGCGACGGCCCGGACATCATCTTCTGGGCCCACGATCGCTTTGGCGGCTATGCGCAGTCCGGCCTGCTGGCCGAAATCCACCCGTCCAAAGCCTTCCAGGACAAGCTGTTTCCGTTCACCTGGGACGCCGTGCGTTACGACGGCAAGCTGATCGGCTATCCGATAGCCGTCGAGGCGCTGTCGCTGATTTACAACAAAGACCTGGTCAAACAGCCGCCGAAGACCTGGGAAGAGATCCCGGCGCTGGACAAACAGCTGCGCGCCAGCGGCAAAAGCGCCATCATGTGGAACCTGCAGGAACCCTATTTCACCTGGCCTATCATCGCCGCCGACGGCGGTTATGCCTTCAAGTATGAAAACGGCAAATACAACATCAAGGATGTCGGCGTCGCCAACGCCGGTTCGCAGGCCGGTCTGCAGTTCATCGTCGATCTGGTGAAAAACAAACACATCAACGCCGATACCGATTACTCGATCGCCGAAGCTGCGTTCAACAAAGGCCAGACGGCGATGACCATCAACGGTCCGTGGGCCTGGAACAACATCGAACAGAGCAAAATCAACTACGGCGTGACGCTGCTGCCGACCTTCAAAGGCAAACCGTCCAAACCGTTCGTCGGCGTGTTGACCGCCGGTATCAACGCCGCCAGCCCGAATAAGGAGCTGGCGACCGAGTTCCTCGAAAACTACCTGCTGACCAACGAAGGGCTGGCGGACGTCAACAAAGACAAGCCGCTGGGCGCGGTGGCGCTGAAGTCTTATCAGGAGGCGCTGGCTAAAGATCCGAAGATCGCCGCCACCATGCAGAACTCGCAAAACGGGGAAATCATGCCGAACATCCCGCAGATGAGCGCCTTCTGGTACGCCGAACGCAGCGCGGTGATCAACGCCGTCAGCGGCCGTCAGACGGTGAAAGCCGCGCTGGACGACGTGCAGACCCGTATCACCAAGTAA
- the malK gene encoding maltose/maltodextrin ABC transporter ATP-binding protein MalK encodes MASVTLRSVYKAFGEAVISKDVNLTIDDGEFVVFVGPSGCGKSTLLRMIAGLEDITSGDLLIGDQRMNEVPPSERGIGMVFQSYALYPHLSVADNMSFGLKLAGARKAEINQRVNQVSEVLQLAHLLDRRPKALSGGQRQRVAIGRTLVAEPDVFLLDEPLSNLDAALRVQMRIEISRLHKRLQRTMIYVTHDQVEAMTLADKIVVLDAGRVAQVGKPLELYHYPANRFVAGFIGSPKMNFLPVKVTAAESRQVQVELPNRQLVWLPVEGAGVQPGANLSLGIRPEHLLPGEASEVRLTGDVQVVEQLGNETQIHIQIPAIRQNLVYRQNDVVLVEEGATFAIGLPPHRCHLFREDGTACKRLHQEPGV; translated from the coding sequence ATGGCTAGCGTCACACTGCGCAGCGTTTATAAGGCCTTCGGTGAGGCCGTGATTTCCAAAGACGTCAATCTGACCATCGACGACGGCGAGTTTGTGGTGTTTGTCGGGCCGTCGGGCTGCGGCAAATCGACGCTGCTGCGCATGATCGCCGGGCTGGAGGACATCACCTCCGGCGATCTGCTGATCGGCGACCAACGCATGAATGAGGTGCCGCCTTCCGAGCGCGGCATCGGCATGGTGTTCCAGTCCTACGCGCTGTATCCGCACCTGTCGGTGGCGGACAACATGTCGTTCGGCCTGAAGTTGGCCGGCGCCAGGAAAGCGGAGATCAATCAACGGGTGAATCAGGTTTCCGAGGTGCTGCAGCTGGCGCACCTGCTCGATCGGCGGCCGAAGGCGCTGTCCGGCGGGCAGCGCCAGCGCGTGGCGATCGGTCGCACCTTGGTGGCCGAGCCGGACGTGTTCCTGCTCGACGAGCCGCTGTCCAACCTCGACGCCGCGCTGCGGGTGCAGATGCGCATCGAGATCTCCCGCCTGCACAAGCGCCTGCAGCGCACCATGATTTACGTCACCCACGATCAGGTCGAAGCGATGACGCTGGCCGACAAGATCGTGGTGCTCGACGCCGGGCGCGTGGCGCAGGTCGGCAAGCCGTTGGAACTGTACCACTATCCGGCCAACCGCTTCGTCGCCGGGTTTATCGGCTCGCCGAAGATGAACTTCCTGCCGGTCAAGGTGACCGCAGCGGAATCACGGCAGGTGCAGGTTGAACTGCCCAACCGTCAGCTGGTGTGGCTGCCGGTGGAGGGCGCGGGCGTTCAGCCCGGCGCCAACCTGTCACTGGGCATTCGCCCCGAACATCTGCTGCCCGGTGAAGCCTCTGAAGTGCGGCTTACCGGCGACGTACAGGTGGTGGAGCAGCTCGGCAACGAGACGCAAATCCACATCCAAATCCCGGCCATCCGTCAAAACCTGGTGTACCGCCAGAACGACGTGGTGCTGGTAGAAGAAGGTGCCACATTCGCCATCGGCCTGCCGCCTCACCGTTGCCACCTGTTCCGTGAAGACGGTACGGCATGTAAACGGCTGCACCAGGAGCCGGGCGTTTAA
- a CDS encoding nucleoside hydrolase, with amino-acid sequence MRLIIDCDPGNGVPGANVDDGLALALALAAKPQLQLELISIVAGNTPREVGFAVATDLLAQSGYQVPLALGAARALSEPPEPWRAHLDRPIADPKLAALWRGLPTPSFANAPAPDAAIAIGELICRHPGEVTLAAIGPLTNVAHAMQLYPQMAQAVKEIVIMGGVFNVEGYIKDTNFGLDPEAARLVLNSGANITLAPLDVTTQTMLTQADLATLTQPDTPLCRYLRATTQPWIDYSRHTRRLPGCWIHDALVIAWLLEPQLVTTEMFHVDVALEGALTRGSSRRWRPESLRLTVGMPPPPGKPVRIMQQVDNARLLALIGATLARG; translated from the coding sequence ATGCGTTTGATCATTGATTGCGATCCCGGCAACGGCGTTCCCGGTGCCAACGTCGACGACGGCCTGGCGCTGGCCCTGGCGCTGGCGGCCAAACCGCAGCTGCAGCTGGAACTGATCAGCATCGTGGCCGGCAACACCCCACGTGAAGTGGGCTTTGCCGTCGCCACCGATCTGCTGGCGCAGAGCGGCTATCAAGTGCCCCTCGCCCTCGGCGCAGCGCGCGCCCTGAGCGAACCGCCGGAGCCGTGGCGCGCTCATCTGGACCGCCCGATCGCCGATCCGAAACTGGCGGCGCTGTGGCGCGGCCTGCCCACGCCTTCTTTCGCCAATGCGCCCGCACCGGACGCCGCCATCGCCATCGGTGAGTTGATCTGCCGGCATCCCGGCGAGGTCACGTTGGCGGCGATCGGTCCGTTGACCAACGTTGCGCACGCCATGCAACTTTACCCGCAGATGGCGCAGGCGGTGAAAGAGATCGTCATCATGGGCGGCGTGTTCAACGTTGAGGGGTACATCAAGGACACCAATTTCGGTTTGGATCCGGAAGCCGCGCGGCTGGTATTGAACAGCGGCGCCAATATCACGCTGGCGCCGCTGGACGTCACCACCCAGACCATGCTGACCCAGGCGGATCTGGCTACTCTGACGCAACCGGATACGCCGCTGTGCCGCTATTTACGCGCCACCACGCAGCCGTGGATCGACTATTCGCGCCATACGCGGCGCCTGCCGGGCTGCTGGATCCATGATGCGCTGGTGATCGCCTGGCTGCTGGAACCGCAGCTGGTCACGACCGAAATGTTCCATGTGGATGTGGCGCTGGAAGGGGCGTTGACGCGCGGCAGCTCACGCCGCTGGCGGCCGGAAAGCCTGCGCCTGACGGTCGGCATGCCGCCGCCGCCGGGCAAGCCGGTGCGCATCATGCAGCAGGTGGACAACGCCCGTCTGCTGGCGCTGATCGGCGCAACGCTGGCGCGCGGATGA
- a CDS encoding maltoporin: MMTTLRKLPLALAVAAGVLSTQALAVDFHGYARSGIGWTGSGGEQQCFKATGAASKYRLGNECETYAELKLGQEVWKEGDKSFYFDTNLAYSVSQRSDWEDVTPGFREVNVQGKNLIDWLPGSTLWAGKRFYQRHDVHMIDFYYWDISGPGAGLENIDLGFGKLSAAVTRNSESGGSYGYLDNEWKQRPTVNDTFDLRLAGLELNPGGTLELGVDYGRANAQDHYHLADGASKDGWMFTAEHTQSILNGYNKFVVQYATDSMTSQNNGRNEGATIDNNGKMIRVLDHGAIDFNDQWALMYVAMFQDIDRDNNNGTTWYTVGVRPMYKWTPIMSTLLEAGYDNVKSQRTGDRNGQYKVTLAQQWQAGNSIWSRPAIRLFATYAKWDEKWGYATSDDTGYNAGTAYNDTSMHTFSRGKDDEVTFGAQMEIWW, translated from the coding sequence ATGATGACTACTCTGCGCAAACTTCCTCTGGCACTGGCTGTCGCCGCCGGTGTTCTCTCCACCCAGGCGCTGGCCGTGGATTTCCACGGTTACGCCCGTTCCGGCATCGGCTGGACCGGCAGCGGCGGTGAGCAACAGTGCTTCAAGGCCACCGGCGCCGCGAGCAAGTACCGTCTCGGCAACGAATGCGAAACCTACGCCGAACTGAAACTGGGGCAGGAAGTGTGGAAAGAAGGCGACAAGAGCTTCTATTTCGACACCAACCTGGCCTATTCGGTCTCGCAGCGTTCCGACTGGGAAGACGTGACCCCGGGCTTCCGCGAAGTCAACGTGCAGGGTAAAAACCTGATCGATTGGCTGCCAGGCTCCACGCTGTGGGCCGGTAAGCGCTTCTATCAGCGTCATGACGTTCACATGATCGACTTCTATTACTGGGATATCTCCGGCCCGGGCGCCGGTCTGGAAAATATCGATCTGGGCTTCGGCAAGCTGTCCGCTGCCGTGACCCGCAACTCCGAATCCGGCGGCTCTTACGGCTACCTGGATAACGAATGGAAACAGCGTCCGACCGTCAACGATACCTTCGACCTGCGCCTGGCCGGGCTGGAGCTGAACCCGGGCGGCACCCTGGAGCTGGGCGTGGACTACGGCCGCGCTAATGCGCAGGACCATTACCACCTGGCCGACGGCGCCAGCAAAGACGGCTGGATGTTCACTGCGGAACACACGCAGAGCATTCTGAATGGCTACAACAAATTCGTGGTGCAGTACGCCACCGACTCGATGACCTCGCAGAACAACGGCCGCAACGAAGGCGCCACCATCGATAACAACGGCAAGATGATCCGCGTGCTGGATCACGGCGCCATCGACTTCAACGATCAATGGGCGCTGATGTACGTCGCCATGTTCCAGGATATTGACCGCGACAACAATAACGGCACCACCTGGTACACCGTGGGCGTGCGCCCGATGTACAAATGGACGCCGATCATGAGCACCCTGCTGGAAGCCGGCTACGACAACGTTAAATCCCAGCGCACCGGCGATCGCAACGGGCAGTACAAAGTGACCCTGGCGCAGCAGTGGCAGGCGGGCAACAGCATCTGGTCGCGTCCGGCCATCCGCCTGTTCGCCACCTACGCCAAGTGGGATGAGAAATGGGGTTACGCCACCAGTGACGATACCGGGTATAACGCCGGCACCGCTTACAACGACACCAGCATGCATACCTTCAGCCGCGGCAAGGATGACGAAGTCACCTTCGGCGCCCAGATGGAAATTTGGTGGTAA
- the malF gene encoding maltose ABC transporter permease MalF, with protein sequence MQFAHAGTPARKKSKWWQSDALKWLVVGLFSLVTCYLIVLMYAQGEYLFAILTLILVSAGLYVFANRRAYAWRYVYPGVAGMGLFVLFPLICTIAIAFTNYSSTNQLTFERAQSVLMQRQFQSGKTFTFGLYPAENQQWRLQLTSPDSEQPLISEPFRLDAAAPQTLALTTQSAAPQGESATLRVITQNRQALSQLVAQLPDGGELRMSSLRQFSGTRPLYALDKDGSTLTNNQTQVRYRPNGDIGFYQAINADGSWAQETLSPGYTVTTGWKNFLRVLQDEGIKKPFVSIFIWTIVFSVMTVILTVAVGMVLACVVQWEALKGKAIYRVLLILPYAVPSFISILIFKGLFNQSFGEINMMLSHLFGIKPAWFSDPLTAKSMILIVNTWLGYPYMMILCMGLLKAIPDDLYEASAMDGANPWQNFFRITFPLLIKPLTPLMIASFAFNFNNFVLIQLLTNGGPDMIGTTTPAGYTDLLVSYTYRIAFEGGGGQDFGLAAAIATLIFLLVGALAILNLKASKMNFD encoded by the coding sequence ATGCAATTCGCTCACGCCGGGACGCCTGCGCGTAAAAAATCGAAGTGGTGGCAAAGCGACGCGCTGAAATGGCTGGTAGTCGGCCTGTTCAGCCTGGTGACCTGCTACCTGATTGTGTTGATGTATGCACAGGGTGAATACCTGTTCGCTATCCTGACGCTGATCCTGGTCAGCGCCGGACTTTACGTCTTCGCCAACCGCCGTGCCTACGCCTGGCGCTATGTGTATCCCGGCGTCGCCGGCATGGGACTGTTCGTCCTGTTCCCGCTGATCTGCACCATCGCCATCGCCTTTACCAACTACAGCAGCACCAACCAGCTGACCTTTGAGCGCGCGCAATCGGTGCTGATGCAGCGCCAGTTCCAGAGCGGCAAAACCTTCACCTTCGGCCTCTACCCGGCGGAAAATCAGCAATGGCGCCTGCAGTTAACCTCGCCGGACAGTGAACAGCCGTTGATTTCCGAGCCTTTCCGCCTCGACGCCGCTGCACCGCAAACCCTGGCATTGACCACCCAGAGCGCCGCACCGCAGGGCGAGAGTGCCACGCTGCGGGTGATCACCCAGAACCGACAGGCGCTGAGCCAGCTGGTGGCGCAACTGCCCGACGGCGGTGAACTGCGCATGAGCTCTCTTCGCCAATTCTCCGGCACCCGCCCGCTGTATGCGCTGGACAAAGACGGCAGCACGCTGACCAATAACCAGACCCAGGTGCGCTATCGGCCGAACGGCGACATCGGCTTCTATCAGGCGATCAACGCCGACGGCAGCTGGGCGCAAGAAACCCTGAGCCCAGGCTATACCGTCACCACCGGCTGGAAAAACTTCCTGCGGGTGCTGCAGGACGAGGGCATCAAAAAACCGTTCGTGTCGATCTTCATCTGGACCATCGTGTTCTCGGTGATGACGGTGATCCTTACCGTAGCGGTCGGCATGGTGTTGGCCTGCGTGGTGCAGTGGGAGGCGCTGAAAGGCAAGGCGATATATCGCGTGCTGCTGATCCTGCCCTATGCGGTGCCGTCGTTCATCTCGATCCTGATCTTCAAAGGCTTGTTCAACCAGAGCTTCGGCGAGATCAACATGATGCTCAGCCATCTGTTCGGCATCAAACCGGCCTGGTTCAGCGATCCGCTCACCGCCAAGAGCATGATCCTGATCGTCAACACCTGGCTCGGCTACCCGTACATGATGATCCTGTGCATGGGGCTGCTGAAGGCGATCCCGGACGATCTGTACGAGGCCTCGGCGATGGACGGCGCCAACCCGTGGCAGAACTTCTTCCGTATCACCTTCCCGCTGCTGATCAAACCGCTGACGCCGCTGATGATCGCCAGCTTCGCCTTCAACTTTAACAACTTCGTGCTGATCCAGCTGCTGACCAACGGCGGCCCGGACATGATCGGCACCACCACGCCGGCCGGCTATACCGATCTGCTGGTCAGCTACACCTACCGCATCGCCTTCGAGGGCGGCGGCGGGCAAGACTTCGGCCTGGCGGCCGCCATCGCCACGCTGATCTTCCTGTTGGTAGGCGCGCTGGCGATCCTGAATTTGAAAGCCAGCAAGATGAACTTCGATTAG
- the malG gene encoding maltose ABC transporter permease MalG gives MAMVQPKSQRLRLWITHILMLCFIALIMFPLLMVVAISLRSGNFATGSLIPETLSWDHWRLALGFSVTHADGSVTPPPFPVLLWLWNSIKIAAITAIGIVTLSTTCAYAFARMRFRGKSTLLKSMLIFQMFPAVLSLVALYALFDRLGQYIPFIGLNTHGGVIFAYMGGIALHVWTIKGYFETIDNSLEEAAALDGATPWQAFRLVLLPLSVPILAVVFILSFIAAITEVPVASLLLRDVNSYTLAVGMQQYLNPQNYLWGDFAAAAVLSAIPITAVFLLAQRWLVGGLTAGGVKG, from the coding sequence ATGGCCATGGTTCAACCCAAATCCCAGCGCCTGCGGCTGTGGATCACCCATATTTTGATGCTGTGCTTTATCGCCCTGATCATGTTCCCGCTGCTGATGGTGGTGGCCATCTCGCTGCGTTCAGGCAACTTCGCCACCGGCAGCCTGATACCGGAAACCCTCTCCTGGGATCACTGGCGGCTGGCGCTCGGCTTCAGCGTCACACACGCCGACGGCAGCGTGACGCCGCCGCCGTTCCCGGTGCTGCTGTGGCTGTGGAACTCCATCAAGATCGCGGCGATCACCGCGATCGGCATCGTGACGCTGTCCACCACCTGCGCCTACGCCTTCGCCCGCATGCGCTTTCGCGGCAAGAGCACCTTGCTGAAAAGCATGCTGATCTTCCAGATGTTCCCGGCGGTGCTGTCGCTGGTGGCGCTGTACGCCCTGTTCGATCGCCTGGGACAGTACATTCCGTTTATCGGTCTGAACACCCACGGCGGGGTGATCTTCGCCTACATGGGCGGAATCGCGCTGCACGTCTGGACCATCAAGGGCTATTTCGAAACCATCGATAATTCGCTGGAAGAGGCGGCGGCGCTGGACGGCGCCACGCCGTGGCAGGCGTTCCGTCTGGTGCTGTTGCCGCTGTCGGTGCCGATTCTGGCGGTGGTGTTCATTCTGTCGTTTATCGCCGCCATCACCGAGGTGCCGGTGGCGTCGCTGCTGCTGCGCGATGTGAACAGCTACACGCTGGCGGTGGGGATGCAGCAATATCTCAACCCGCAGAACTACCTGTGGGGGGACTTCGCCGCTGCTGCGGTGCTGTCGGCGATACCGATTACCGCCGTGTTCCTGCTGGCGCAGCGCTGGCTGGTGGGCGGCCTGACGGCCGGCGGCGTGAAGGGGTAA
- the malM gene encoding maltose operon protein MalM has product MKKNLLSLCLSLALTVGAPLAANADTPANVSVAPAISAATLQSLPWQPLQPPVSQEVKLDAVSPQLNQGEIQGAIAAYTLPADRGSLEVTLSSLAKNNSLYAPSVLVLDEHLRPAAYYPSSYFPYQPPGAMSSDRLEGTLKLTPALGQKQIYLLVYTTRQDLAKTTQLTNPAKAYAQGVGNAVPDIPDPIAGHATTGTLKLKVTAEQGTGNVMIGMLQPAPTVAPVVVGSNAPAAAPAPTPEKPAEPMLNDTESYFNNGIKQAVKAGDIDKALKLMNEAEKLGSTTARKTFISSVKGKG; this is encoded by the coding sequence ATGAAAAAGAATCTGCTGTCACTCTGCCTGTCGCTGGCGCTGACCGTCGGTGCGCCTTTGGCGGCCAACGCCGATACGCCGGCCAATGTCTCCGTCGCGCCGGCCATCAGCGCCGCCACGCTGCAAAGCCTGCCGTGGCAGCCGCTGCAGCCGCCGGTGTCGCAAGAGGTGAAGCTCGACGCCGTCAGCCCGCAGCTCAATCAGGGCGAGATTCAGGGGGCGATCGCCGCCTATACGCTGCCGGCCGATCGCGGTTCGCTGGAAGTGACGCTGAGCAGCCTCGCCAAAAACAATTCGCTGTACGCGCCGAGCGTGCTGGTGCTGGACGAGCATCTGCGCCCGGCGGCGTATTACCCGAGCAGCTACTTCCCGTATCAGCCGCCGGGGGCGATGTCCTCCGATCGTCTCGAAGGCACGCTGAAACTGACGCCGGCGCTCGGTCAAAAACAGATTTACCTGCTGGTGTACACCACCCGCCAGGATTTGGCGAAGACCACGCAGCTGACCAACCCGGCCAAGGCCTACGCGCAGGGCGTGGGCAACGCGGTGCCGGATATCCCGGATCCGATCGCCGGCCATGCGACGACCGGCACGCTGAAGCTCAAAGTGACCGCCGAACAGGGCACCGGCAACGTGATGATTGGCATGCTGCAGCCTGCGCCGACCGTGGCGCCGGTGGTGGTGGGGTCGAACGCCCCGGCCGCCGCGCCAGCACCGACCCCGGAGAAACCGGCGGAGCCGATGCTCAACGATACCGAAAGCTACTTCAATAACGGCATCAAACAGGCGGTGAAGGCGGGCGATATCGACAAGGCGCTGAAGCTGATGAATGAGGCCGAAAAGCTGGGCTCGACCACCGCGCGTAAAACCTTTATCAGCAGCGTTAAAGGCAAGGGGTAA
- the psiE gene encoding phosphate-starvation-inducible protein PsiE: MAKTSRSIMIAKGLQRVLNVGLLLLAAILVVFLVKETIHLAKVLFINSEESSSYLLIEGIVIYFLYFEFIALIVKYFESGYHFPLRYFIYIGITAIIRLIIVDHKNPIDTLIYAAAILVLVVTLYLANTDRLKRE, from the coding sequence ATGGCAAAAACGTCGCGTTCGATCATGATAGCGAAAGGGCTGCAGCGGGTGCTGAACGTAGGCTTGCTGCTGCTGGCGGCAATTCTGGTGGTGTTTCTGGTCAAGGAGACCATTCACCTGGCGAAGGTGCTCTTTATCAATAGCGAAGAGTCTTCTTCATACCTGTTGATTGAAGGCATCGTGATTTATTTCTTGTACTTTGAATTTATCGCCTTGATCGTCAAGTATTTTGAGTCGGGTTATCATTTCCCGCTGCGCTATTTTATTTATATCGGCATTACCGCGATTATTCGTTTGATTATCGTGGATCACAAGAATCCCATCGATACCCTGATCTACGCCGCGGCGATATTGGTGCTGGTGGTGACGCTCTATCTGGCCAACACCGATCGGCTGAAACGGGAATAG
- a CDS encoding alpha-amylase family glycosyl hydrolase, giving the protein MSPMPIATQPTLYRIHPASFRDGNGDGVGDAHGMLAALPYLKALSIDGLLLPQMLAPEVEAAVTGEGLTLWYGDEANRVCNAVAPQRLAHGALALDVMPFSAEKLVAVLHARRATLADSLWSTGDADQPRVVSRWGQGDLRSATAFLTLLAMLPAPICLYQGEELGLPHAAGLQDPRGAQTPMPWHEAPEQVTAGEISWYQQVAIEHRELAISRQQHDSHSTLRYCQALLALRRSPLFQRGELNAISQRDGVVRLLITHQDQCLEALINLQPYTQAAAPSEATLPLAWQHGAQQEGHQWVLAGFASAIFTRHVNCESRGVTHG; this is encoded by the coding sequence ATGTCACCAATGCCTATCGCCACTCAGCCCACCCTGTACCGGATCCATCCGGCCAGTTTCCGTGACGGAAACGGGGACGGTGTGGGTGACGCGCACGGCATGCTGGCGGCGCTGCCCTACCTGAAAGCGCTGTCTATCGACGGTCTGTTGCTGCCGCAGATGCTGGCACCGGAGGTCGAGGCGGCGGTGACGGGCGAAGGGCTGACGCTGTGGTATGGCGATGAAGCCAACCGCGTTTGCAATGCCGTCGCGCCGCAGCGGCTCGCCCACGGCGCGCTGGCGCTGGACGTGATGCCGTTCAGCGCGGAGAAGCTGGTGGCGGTGCTGCACGCCCGCCGCGCGACGCTGGCGGACAGCCTGTGGAGCACCGGCGACGCCGATCAGCCACGGGTGGTGAGCCGCTGGGGGCAGGGCGACCTGCGTTCCGCTACCGCTTTTCTCACCCTGTTGGCGATGTTGCCGGCGCCGATCTGCCTGTATCAGGGCGAAGAGCTGGGGCTGCCGCACGCCGCCGGCCTGCAGGATCCGCGCGGTGCGCAAACGCCGATGCCGTGGCATGAAGCCCCCGAACAGGTCACCGCCGGCGAAATCAGCTGGTATCAGCAGGTGGCGATCGAACACCGCGAGCTGGCCATCAGCCGCCAACAGCACGATAGCCATTCCACCTTACGTTACTGCCAGGCGCTGCTGGCCCTGCGCCGTTCGCCGCTGTTCCAGCGCGGCGAGCTGAACGCGATCAGCCAGCGGGATGGCGTGGTGCGCTTACTTATTACCCATCAGGATCAATGCCTTGAAGCGCTGATAAACCTGCAGCCTTATACTCAGGCGGCCGCGCCGTCTGAGGCGACCTTGCCGTTGGCATGGCAGCACGGCGCGCAGCAAGAGGGTCATCAATGGGTTTTGGCGGGCTTTGCCTCCGCCATTTTCACACGACATGTTAACTGCGAAAGCAGGGGAGTAACGCATGGCTAG